The nucleotide window GCTACTCTTCCGTCTCCAAGTTGCAACCATATCATCATTAGCTGTTGTAGCACTCAAACGCTCGGCGTTCTTATCTCTTATCACCGTTTTGTTATTGCCTGACCATAATGATTTACTAGACTCTGCGTGCATCAACTGCCCATCTTTCCGCGACGAGCCAAATGAAAAACCTCCTCCATCAGTTTGAGTCTTCACATGAAAACTCTCGCCTGAATCATTATCTACAATGTAATCTTTCTGTTTATTCTTGTTTTCCCCATCAATATGTTTCTTGTCTGACTCAGAGTAAAGCTGCCTAAACCTGGATACTACAGCATCATGATCACGGGTGTACTCAAAATCTCCCTCGCTGCTCCCTCCAGCCAAACTTTCACGTACTTCACTCCCAAAATCAGCTGCATCGCTGTTAATACCCACACCAATCGACCTGACTGAATCATGCTGGTCATCTTCGAGGCAAACATCATCAAGATGAGACTTTCGATGAACATTTACTCCTTTCTTATCACCACCCAACGTGAGAAGTTCATTCGTCTGAGCTACAAACCCCTGCCAAACAGGCTCATTACGCATCGAACTGAGCACTTCCTCATCCATCAATTGCCCATCATATTGGGATATTAAATCATTCTCCTTGCTAGCTGGATAGATCTCTGAGACGGTCAGTCTTCTGTCATTTTCTGAAGAGATAGGTTCGGTATCTTTTGCTTGAGGGTACTGTTCGCCAGATAGATAAGAAGCCTCCTCTGTATAAGACTgatcttcttcctcgtctttGGTTGTATCTCTTTCATGGTGATCAGGACTTCCCCGGGTCGTCCCTTTCTCGTGATCACTTGGATAATCAATCTCATGGGCAAGAAACCATGTTTCGTCCTCGATAGGTTGTCTGACATAACCAATGTCGTCATCATCCTCATACTCGTCAGAGTCCCAGTATTCATTACGGTAATCAACAGATTCACTCAAACCATCACCGATGGTAGCAAATCCAGACACAAGATCTGATGCATCTTCTGCTATTCCCTGACTTACTGAAAGCCAGTTTCCCCCAGCCGATTTTTTTCCACCTACAGTAAATGAGATCATAGGGAGATTAAAGCGTTACTTTCACACCTTAGCTAAAACAGATATGGTTAAGGTAAAACTAACCTGATGAGCTGATTTCTTGTCCAATGGGAACATCAAGGTACGAACCTATGAGAAGGGCCTCCTCCTCATCATTGATTAGCCTTGAACCAGAACCATCACGCTCAAACTTTTCTTCACAGTAAAGACTCAGAGGATTGTCTTCAGACTTGAGCTTAACAGGAGGCAACCTAGGGAACTCTTCCTTCCGGGCATCATAGACAAGCGGGAAACCTAAACTACTTATGCTCTTGTCATCAAAAGTAGATTGAGTTTTACCAAAGAATAAAGCTCTAGCCACCTCACTCTCCTGCTGTTTGATCGCCTCCCTTACATCACTAGTGTCTGTCTTTTTCTTTCCCTCTCTTTTGTCCAAACTGGTAGCCAGATTGTAGCTGGTTGATGCACCCCCTCTTGAAGATCCGAAAAGAGTCTCCACAGAACACTCTTTCCAGTTATCTGAGGTTCTTGTATCTAAGACATCTTCAGTTCTTAAGAGAACGCTGCCCATATAGTTTTCATgctttccaaaattttcaattagcCTATCAGTCTCATTTACTTTGGATCCGGAGTTGCCTTTACTAGTACTCCCAGACCAAGAAGCAGTCTTATTACCAAAGAAAACAATATCTTCACCAGTCTCCACAACCTTCTTATCAATATCAGCAACATCCCCACGCCGTGACTGTTCCAACGCATACAAATCCACCAAACTGCTACCACCAACATCATCAGCGCTTCGACAAGAGTCCAACGTACCATTACCTGAAGTAGTAGTAAATTTACAGGAACGCGCATCAGGAGCAGCAGCAGGAGGATCACCTGAGTTTTCAGAGAACGTGAAACTCATCTCCCTCGATATAACCTTCTTACTAGGCTTCTCACCGTTCTCCCATTTGGTTACAGACCCATTGGCGCCAGTCCCAAAGTCCACCTCTTTCACAATAAGCTCCTTGGAGACTTCACTATCCCTTGGCTCTAAACCTTTACTTGAATCTTTCTCCTCTACAATAAGCTTCTGGAGGAACCCGTTTAAGTCAGAGCGGTTGTTGAGCTCGTTACGCAGAGCTTCCTCTGCCTTAGAGAAACGGTTCTTTTTGAGAAAGTCTAGAATCCCATCTACAGAGCCTTGGTTCGTCATTGTAATAACAATCCTGTAACCAAACATaacaaagatcaaaacttttCTTCTGTTTCAGATTACACAAACAAACCCTCAACcgaaaaaaacaattttgaagaaaCGAAACAAAGACTCACGCTTGCTCATACGGAACGAAGCGAGCTCCAACGCGCAATCGAAGAATCTGGAAAACAGCTGGAGATCCGAGGAAGAAGTGGATCGAACGAGAGATGAAATGCGCTTAGAGATCAACGAAGACGAAGCCCCACGTTGAGGTTTGAATGGATGTAAATGATTTTTGGGGACATTTACTGGAAAATTTTTAAAGTTCCTAAATTTAAATTAGGGTTCTTTCTTTCTCCCCAATCCTTTTGCTATATTACATCTGCTAACATACGCTAACATACGCACATTTCGCCAGAATATGATATATTGCTATAATCTAAAGATTCGACAACCCTTTTTCtcatttgttgatttttttttaatccgtTATTTTTAACTAACGGATTAATAGTTAGATAGACAACTAAAAGTTAAAACTGGACAGCTGAATAAAATATGTTTGAATTTGAACATAATTGCTTCAAGCCAAAACTAAACAAGTCTTTAAGAAATAGTTTTGTAGCTTTTctttgttagtttcttttccttgaatcatgaccaaaaaaaaaagaaaaaggaaaaaaaaacatacagtTAACTTCTTTGCACTGAATCTTTTAACTCTTTAAATCAAATCAGAACCATTTGTTCAACTGTTACATGATTATTATCCGGTTCAATCAAACTCATGTTTAATAGTTTCATATCTGCATTTCGGTTTACTTGTTCGGTTTAGCAAATAGTTTCATACCCACTATTACAGGAATCAATCAAACAAATAACAAACTTACTAGTTTCTTCTcctttctctcctctctcttaCTTTGATCTTCATCTCATCTTTATCCTCTCTTCAAACTCCGTGGACTCAGGTTCTTCAGGGAATCCTCTTCTTCCTATTGGTCATCCTAGAGCGGTTTCCCCTTCTTTCTATCCTACTATCCCATCAGCATATTACGCTCgaaatgaattaaaatatatgcatatattcATTTTCAACATTATATTCTCATtcacaaaatatttgttttacaataataaattacttAACAAATCCAATAACATATCTGAATAATAAACATAATTTCCTCTTTTCTATGAAATCATTATCTAAACTTTGAGTATCTATATTTTTGTCCTAGAACATATTCGCATTTTCAAACTTGTAttgagatattttaaaatataacaaaataatggtaaaaaaataaaatatgataatttaaTTGTAATGTTATGCGAAATAAACATCAATAAACATGTCAGtaataaagtataagaaaataattataccAACGCTACCTGACTTTGCCTTAGCATAGAAACCTGATGAATACCAACTTCCTACTGTAGATGCTTCATGGTCTGAAGACAATCTACGGACTAAGAACACATCAAATCACATTAAGTGCAACCAAAGACAGAGCAGTGCATGAAACATTACCTTATAGAGTACAAAGCCAATGGCCGCCATAGAAATACAAATGGTATAGCTCTATGAAAAACTCTCACGATTCTACAAATGTCAATAACATATACTGTATAAGATAGCTCCTTGTGTACTAAGGGAAGATGTTGTCTGTATTGTGTATGTTTGTTTAGTGCAATAAAAGTCTATTCTTTCTGcaattagttttgttttttgtgtAGTCGGAGGGGGTTGCCTCACTGAGCTAGTGACATTACCTTAGTTACAGAATAAGTAGAAGTTGAATTATGGCTAATCACCAGTGAGAGCTCGAGGGGCCGGGTATGGTCAATGGTGGAGAGCGACATGCCTCACTGAGCTAGTGATATAACCCATGTCTCGGACGTTCTAACAGTGTTTTTGTTTGAGTGGGAGTTATTGATTATTGTAGTAAATGGAATTAAAAGCAAGACCATGTGTTATTGGATTAGTGATTTTTAAATCTTTGCCCAAATCATCTGTTATTCATTTACTAGTTTTTAATACTAGTTGAAATTCagtattatttacttttttcatcaaatttcgatggatttgaaaataattCTATGTTAAAAGTACGAAGACATAAATCCGAGAAGAATctataaatttgtaaataataattaaaatccACTAGTTTAGAAATAGttaaaatttacatatttataagttttcaaatcattttaacttaaaatacataaatgaaTAACACCATTTAGTTTGTCTGTTGTTTGTCGGTTTTACTTTGGTTTAACTTTGTAACCTAACTAGTTTTCCGTTTgggcagtttttttttttttggttttgtaatctattgtttcacaaaaatgtcattgtaagattatttttgtttttgtcttaaAGAGTGTCATTCTACATTTCTAATGTAATTTTACGTatttaatctatttttattctttcgaaaaactaatatatttttatttaaattattttatttagtaattGCAAAATAAAGAAggacatatatatttaaaaaaaaaataatttgtatgaaATATGTTAGCATTTTATGTTAAACGGAAGAAGTATTACTAAAACATACATTGAAATATACTATGAACTTATATTCATTTATGCATATTATTAGATAGGAAAGTATATGCATAGATCTTGGTCCACATGGACCACAACATAAACCCcaagaaaagcaaaaaaaaggTACAAAATCTGATTTTGCTCtcaacatataaaaatcaaagcatattcttttttgtttacttGCACACTTAGCTAGCTTTTCCAACGAATAATCTTCTCCCTCTTCCTTCTCCTTCTACCCTGTCCCCTTCCACAGCATATTCATTAACTCAACGTATCCTATATATACCTTGTGATTATCACACCATGTTTCAGCAAAAACTACTTCATCTCAATCATTTCAATCTCCTTGAGGAAAAGTTTGATCCCTTCTTGTTGTTTCTGTACCAAAAGAAATGGCTTCTTCCTCATCTCCAACAACGCTTCAAAGATCGGATTCAATCGCTGACAAAATGCCTGATGCATTGAAACAAAGTCGGTATCATATGAAGAGATGTTTTGCCAGGTTTTCTACAACTTTCAACATCACATtattgattagtttttttttctttgctataTTTTGGATcccttatatatatgtttttatgtgTGGAAATATGTTGTAGCTTTGTTAAAGGAGGAAAGAAGCTAATGAAGCGTGAGAATCTAATGAATGAGATAGAAAAATGTATAGAAGATAGCAATGACCGCAAGAAGATTATGGAGGGACTGTTTGGTTACATTCTCACATGTACTCAGGTAATATATCATCTTCATTACCATTTGCAATTAAGACAAGGTTTAATCAGTTGCATGGtttatttttctctgttttaactACTCAGGAAGCAGCAGTGGTTCCACCCTTTGTTGCTTTGGCCGCAAGGCCCGATCCTGGTTTCTGGGAATATGTTAAGGTCAACGCTGGAGATCTATCAGTGGATGAAATCACAGCCACGGATTACTTGAAGCTCAAGGAATCTGTTTTTGACGAGTCATGGTTAGTAAACAAGAGCAATATGTGTTACTTAAAAAAGCTCAAGgaatcttatcttttttttttccaaaatgttTTGTAGGGCTAAGGATGAAAATGCATTGGAGTTAGACTTTGGAGCGATTGATTTCACAACTCCTAGGCTTAATCTTTCTTCTTCGATTGGAAATGGAGCTGATTACATCTCTAAGTTTATATCTTCTAAGCTTGGAGGCAACACTGATAAACTAGAACCTTTGCTGAACTACTTGCTTCGCCTTAACCACCATGGAGAGGTCTTGACCTTATCatattcttgtttttattttgacttACTTTCTTCACAAGTTAACTCATTCATGGTAATTTATGTCTTCAGAATCTCATGATCAATGAAGGTATCAACACAGTTGCAAAGCTCAAAAAATCTCTGATGCTTGCTGTGAATGTAGTCTCCACTTACCCTAAACACACACCTTATGAAACTTTCTCTCCAAGGTACTGGTCAAGATTCTTGTATCTTCTTAGAAAAACTGGAACAAGGATGTAATTAATAAGGTTGCTTTCTTAGGTTGAAGGAAATGGGATTTGAGAAAGGTTGGGGAAACACAtcagagagagtgagagaaacCATGGTTATGCTCTCAGAAGTTCTAGAAGCACCAGACAGTGTGAAGCTAGATTTGCTCTTTAGCAGACTTCCCACAGTGTTCAACGTTGTGATATTCTCTGTCCATGGCTATTTTGGTCAGCAAGACGTACTAGGTTTACCAGATACCGGAGGCCAGGTACTTGCATAACAAGTCTTCAATTTTATTAACAAGAGGAACCTTACTGGTTTAACATTGGTGTTATGATGATCATATAGGTTGTTTACATTCTTGACCAAGTAAGAGCATTGGAAGAAGAGCTGCTCATTCGAATTAACCAACAAGGTCTCGGATTCAAGCCCCAGATTCTTGTGGTGACACGGTTGATACCAGAAGCAAGAGGCACAAAGTGCGATCAAGAACTAGAAGCCATTGAAGGAACCAAGCATTCTCATATCCTCAGAGTTCCTTTTGTTACAGATAAAGGAACCCTCCGTCAATGGGTTTCTCGGTTCGATATATATCCTTACCTGGAGAGATTTACTCAGGACGCAACGAGCAAGATTCTTCAACGCTTTGAGTGCAAGCCTGACCTCATCATTGGAAACTACACAGATGGGAACTTGGTTGCATCTCTAATGGCCACCAAACTCGGTGTCACTCAAGGAACCATTGCTCATGCGTTGGAGAAGACAAAGTACGAAGATTCAGATGCAAAGTGGACAGAACTAGACCCTAAATACCATTTCTCTTGCCAATTCACAGCTGATTTAATCGCAATGAATGTCACTGACTTCATCATTACCAGCACATATCAAGAAATAGCAGGAAGGTTCGTTCTCTTTTTCTATATTACATCTCATTAGAATTCAAACTCATAAATCTATAACTTGTGCAGCAAGGAAAGACCAGGACAGTATGAGAGTCACACTGCCTTCACAATGCCTGGTCTATGTAGAGTTGTCTCTGGCATTGATGTGTTTGATCCAAAGTTCAACATTGCTGCTCCTGGCGCCGATCAATCTGTTTACTTCCCTTACACAGAGAAGCAAAAAAGATTGACTAAGTTTCATCCTTCTATACAAGAACTGCTTTACAATGAGAAAGACAATAATGAACACATGTAAGTAGTACTCTCATTACAAATAATGAAACACTACACTATATGGTTTTTGTGTTTAACCTAACTTGTTTGTTGATACAGGGGATACCTTGCGGAAAGAGAGAAACCAATCATCTTCTCCATGGCGAGACTAGACACAGTGAAGAACATAACCGGTTTGGTTGAATGGTATGGTAAAGAcaagagactaagagagatGGCTAACCTTGTAGTTGTTGCTGGATTCTTCGACATGTCGAAATCTAATGATAGAGAGGAGAAAGCTGAGATAAAGAAGATGCATGATCTCATTGAAAAGTATAACCTCAAGGGGAAGTTCAGATGGATAGCTGC belongs to Brassica rapa cultivar Chiifu-401-42 chromosome A07, CAAS_Brap_v3.01, whole genome shotgun sequence and includes:
- the LOC103830751 gene encoding uncharacterized protein LOC103830751; translation: MTNQGSVDGILDFLKKNRFSKAEEALRNELNNRSDLNGFLQKLIVEEKDSSKGLEPRDSEVSKELIVKEVDFGTGANGSVTKWENGEKPSKKVISREMSFTFSENSGDPPAAAPDARSCKFTTTSGNGTLDSCRSADDVGGSSLVDLYALEQSRRGDVADIDKKVVETGEDIVFFGNKTASWSGSTSKGNSGSKVNETDRLIENFGKHENYMGSVLLRTEDVLDTRTSDNWKECSVETLFGSSRGGASTSYNLATSLDKREGKKKTDTSDVREAIKQQESEVARALFFGKTQSTFDDKSISSLGFPLVYDARKEEFPRLPPVKLKSEDNPLSLYCEEKFERDGSGSRLINDEEEALLIGSYLDVPIGQEISSSGGKKSAGGNWLSVSQGIAEDASDLVSGFATIGDGLSESVDYRNEYWDSDEYEDDDDIGYVRQPIEDETWFLAHEIDYPSDHEKGTTRGSPDHHERDTTKDEEEDQSYTEEASYLSGEQYPQAKDTEPISSENDRRLTVSEIYPASKENDLISQYDGQLMDEEVLSSMRNEPVWQGFVAQTNELLTLGGDKKGVNVHRKSHLDDVCLEDDQHDSVRSIGVGINSDAADFGSEVRESLAGGSSEGDFEYTRDHDAVVSRFRQLYSESDKKHIDGENKNKQKDYIVDNDSGESFHVKTQTDGGGFSFGSSRKDGQLMHAESSKSLWSGNNKTVIRDKNAERLSATTANDDMVATWRRKSSDSSSSQSSVKEDNPTSPSSLSNYACEERKRADKEDDRNDSSEREDDNATAIDDEEAVAVQEQVRQIKAQEEEFETFNLKIVHRKNRTGFEEEKNFHVVLNSVIAGRYHVTEYLGSAAFSKAIQAHDLQTGMDVCIKIIKNNKDFFDQSLDEIKLLKYVNKHDPADKYHLLRLYDYFYYREHLLIVCELLKANLYEFHKFNRESGGEVYFTMPRLQSITIQCLEALQFLHGLGLVHCDLKPENILVKSYSRCEIKVIDLGSSCFETDHLCSYVQSRSYRAPEVILGLPYDKKIDVWSLGCILAELCTGNVLFQNDSPASLLARVMGIIGTIDQEMLTKGRDSHKYFTKNRMLYERNQESNRLEYLIPKRTSLRHRLPMGDQGFTDFVAHLLEINPKKRPSASEALKHPWLSYPYEPISA
- the LOC103830752 gene encoding sucrose synthase 6; the encoded protein is MASSSSPTTLQRSDSIADKMPDALKQSRYHMKRCFASFVKGGKKLMKRENLMNEIEKCIEDSNDRKKIMEGLFGYILTCTQEAAVVPPFVALAARPDPGFWEYVKVNAGDLSVDEITATDYLKLKESVFDESWAKDENALELDFGAIDFTTPRLNLSSSIGNGADYISKFISSKLGGNTDKLEPLLNYLLRLNHHGENLMINEGINTVAKLKKSLMLAVNVVSTYPKHTPYETFSPRLKEMGFEKGWGNTSERVRETMVMLSEVLEAPDSVKLDLLFSRLPTVFNVVIFSVHGYFGQQDVLGLPDTGGQVVYILDQVRALEEELLIRINQQGLGFKPQILVVTRLIPEARGTKCDQELEAIEGTKHSHILRVPFVTDKGTLRQWVSRFDIYPYLERFTQDATSKILQRFECKPDLIIGNYTDGNLVASLMATKLGVTQGTIAHALEKTKYEDSDAKWTELDPKYHFSCQFTADLIAMNVTDFIITSTYQEIAGSKERPGQYESHTAFTMPGLCRVVSGIDVFDPKFNIAAPGADQSVYFPYTEKQKRLTKFHPSIQELLYNEKDNNEHMGYLAEREKPIIFSMARLDTVKNITGLVEWYGKDKRLREMANLVVVAGFFDMSKSNDREEKAEIKKMHDLIEKYNLKGKFRWIAAQTDRYRNSELYRCIADTKGVFVQPALYEAFGLTVIEAMNCGLPTFATNQGGPAEIIVDGVSGFHIDPNNGDESVARIGDFFSKCSTDGLYWDTISKAGLKRIYECYTWKIYAEKLLKMGSIYGFWRQVNEDQKKAKQRYIDMLYNLQFKPLIKKVTIPEDKSLPMRLASLRNLLPKKPASLGGGSKQKEVTETKPKSKEGQERDDVKAGEGEVKEGLLAAEASERIKKVVETSEETQRLEKMKIAYGQQRNQGGSSVRNLFLSVVVCLYICYILKQRFFGTYSVQED